In a single window of the Flavobacterium sp. W4I14 genome:
- a CDS encoding CMP-N,N'-diacetyllegionaminic acid synthase (product_source=KO:K18431; cath_funfam=3.90.550.10; cog=COG1083; ko=KO:K18431; pfam=PF02348; superfamily=53448): MSKILITMCARGGSKGIPGKNIKLIAGHPLIAYTLNVARAFAVQHHADITLSTDDDDIKAVAAGLGLTTSYSRPAFLATDSAGKIDTIKDVIIYEEGHKGKQYDYILDLDLTSPLRTLDDLNEAFVKFKDQNALTLFSVNPAARNPYFNMVEAKSDGFYSLVKTNPDGSVLTRQSAPKVYDLNASFYWYRRSFFDLNLKSPITSKSLIYKMDHICFDLDHLIDFEFLEYLLVNNKLDFKL, from the coding sequence ATGTCAAAAATTTTAATAACCATGTGTGCCAGGGGAGGATCAAAGGGCATCCCGGGGAAGAACATAAAGCTAATTGCCGGACATCCACTAATTGCTTATACATTAAATGTTGCGAGGGCTTTTGCTGTACAACATCATGCAGACATAACATTATCAACAGATGATGATGATATTAAAGCTGTTGCCGCTGGTTTAGGACTCACAACTTCCTATTCCCGTCCTGCATTTTTAGCTACAGATAGTGCTGGAAAAATAGATACAATTAAAGATGTGATAATATATGAAGAGGGGCATAAAGGTAAACAGTATGATTACATTTTAGATTTGGATTTAACCTCCCCTTTAAGAACACTCGATGACCTTAATGAGGCATTTGTAAAATTTAAAGACCAAAATGCATTAACTTTATTTTCTGTGAACCCAGCGGCTCGAAATCCTTATTTTAATATGGTAGAGGCTAAATCTGATGGCTTTTACAGTTTAGTTAAAACTAATCCAGATGGGTCGGTACTTACCAGGCAAAGTGCACCAAAAGTTTATGATTTAAATGCTTCATTTTATTGGTATAGAAGATCTTTTTTTGATTTGAACCTAAAATCACCAATTACTTCAAAATCATTAATTTATAAAATGGATCATATCTGTTTTGATTTGGATCATCTTATAGATTTTGAATTTCTTGAATACTTATTAGTTAATAATAAGTTGGACTTTAAATTATGA
- a CDS encoding NAD(P)-dependent dehydrogenase (short-subunit alcohol dehydrogenase family) (product_source=COG1028; cath_funfam=3.40.50.720; cog=COG1028; pfam=PF13561; superfamily=51735), giving the protein MNQLKDKIIIVTGGNGLLGRDIISKVKEAGAFCVNVDINHDTSEDLSLMQCDITKIESVDKCIQHIIAKYGRIDGLVNNAYPRTSDWGNKFEDIAFESWQNNVDWQLNSYFYFTQQVAKHMSERKIGSIINMASVYGIVGPDFTVYDGTTMTMPAAYSAIKGAIVNFSRYLAAYLGPKNIIVNTISPGGIFDNQNPIFVENYNKKVPMRRMGLPKDISPAVVFLLSDGAAYITGQNIAIDGGWTSI; this is encoded by the coding sequence ATGAACCAACTAAAGGATAAAATAATAATTGTTACTGGTGGGAATGGACTTTTGGGAAGAGACATCATTTCAAAAGTAAAAGAAGCTGGAGCATTTTGTGTTAATGTAGATATCAACCACGACACGTCAGAAGATTTATCATTGATGCAATGCGACATTACAAAGATCGAGTCAGTAGATAAATGTATCCAGCATATTATAGCTAAATATGGTAGAATTGACGGTCTAGTTAACAACGCATATCCAAGAACTAGCGATTGGGGCAATAAATTTGAGGACATTGCTTTTGAGTCGTGGCAGAATAATGTTGACTGGCAATTGAACAGCTATTTTTATTTCACACAGCAGGTTGCTAAACACATGAGTGAACGGAAAATAGGTTCAATAATCAATATGGCATCAGTTTATGGAATTGTTGGGCCGGATTTTACAGTTTATGATGGGACTACAATGACAATGCCTGCAGCTTACTCAGCGATTAAAGGAGCAATCGTCAATTTTTCACGTTATTTAGCAGCTTATTTGGGCCCTAAAAATATAATTGTAAATACAATTTCTCCAGGAGGTATATTTGACAATCAAAATCCTATTTTTGTAGAAAATTACAATAAGAAAGTACCGATGAGAAGAATGGGATTGCCAAAAGATATCTCTCCCGCAGTTGTATTTTTGTTGTCGGACGGTGCGGCGTATATTACTGGCCAAAATATAGCTATAGATGGGGGATGGACATCCATTTGA
- a CDS encoding GDP/UDP-N,N'-diacetylbacillosamine 2-epimerase (hydrolyzing) (product_source=KO:K18429; cath_funfam=3.40.50.2000; cog=COG0381; ko=KO:K18429; pfam=PF02350; superfamily=53756; tigrfam=TIGR03568): protein MEICIATGTRAEYGLLKPLIEAIKNEPTWSLKLLVTGAHLSPEFGLTYKEIEQDGLHIDAKVEMLLSSDTAGGIVKSMGIGMIGYADALKNLAPTLLVILGDRYEMLALASAALIFKIPIIHIHGGEITEGAYDDAIRHAITKMSHLHFTSTEAYRQRVIQLGEQPKYVFNVGAIGLDNIRKIKFLNRLELEEILNIKFLKYNYQVTFHPATLSNVSVAEQFEELLQAIKNQEDSFFVFTKANADTDGRVINQMIDQYVSLNPNTSVAFSSLGTLKFLSLVKECDAIIGNSSSGIIEAPSLKTVTINIGDRQKGRIQADSVINCDPNAEDITKAIRLSKAKNESTLMDELKNPYGIGQTASQIVNAIKSVDWNSYILKSFYNLN, encoded by the coding sequence ATGGAGATTTGCATAGCAACAGGTACCAGAGCAGAATACGGCCTATTAAAGCCGTTAATTGAGGCTATTAAAAATGAACCGACATGGTCTCTAAAATTATTGGTTACCGGTGCTCATTTATCTCCGGAGTTTGGACTCACCTACAAAGAAATCGAGCAAGACGGTCTCCATATAGATGCCAAAGTGGAAATGTTGCTTTCTTCAGATACTGCTGGAGGCATTGTTAAATCAATGGGCATAGGGATGATTGGCTATGCTGATGCGCTAAAAAATTTAGCACCTACATTGCTGGTAATTCTCGGTGATCGCTATGAAATGCTTGCTCTTGCATCTGCAGCATTGATTTTTAAGATACCCATAATACATATACATGGCGGCGAAATTACCGAAGGGGCTTATGATGACGCGATACGACATGCTATCACGAAAATGAGTCACCTTCATTTTACTTCTACGGAAGCTTACCGACAACGCGTCATCCAACTCGGTGAGCAGCCAAAATATGTTTTCAATGTAGGCGCTATCGGATTGGATAATATTCGGAAGATTAAATTCCTGAATAGATTAGAATTGGAAGAGATTTTAAATATCAAATTCTTAAAATATAATTATCAGGTCACGTTTCATCCAGCAACGCTATCAAATGTTTCTGTTGCGGAACAATTTGAAGAATTATTGCAAGCGATTAAAAATCAGGAGGATAGCTTTTTTGTATTTACAAAGGCGAATGCTGATACTGATGGGCGTGTAATAAATCAGATGATAGATCAGTATGTAAGCCTAAATCCCAACACTTCGGTTGCATTTTCGTCATTAGGTACCCTAAAATTTTTGTCACTTGTTAAAGAATGTGATGCTATTATAGGAAATAGCTCCAGTGGGATTATAGAGGCTCCGTCATTGAAAACAGTAACGATTAATATTGGAGATCGACAGAAAGGTCGGATTCAAGCAGATAGCGTAATTAATTGTGATCCGAATGCTGAAGATATTACCAAAGCGATACGACTTAGTAAAGCTAAAAATGAAAGCACATTGATGGATGAATTAAAAAATCCATACGGTATTGGACAAACTGCATCACAGATTGTTAATGCAATCAAGTCTGTGGATTGGAATAGCTATATTTTGAAATCATTTTACAACCTAAATTAA
- a CDS encoding putative dehydrogenase (product_source=COG0673; cath_funfam=3.40.50.720; cog=COG0673; pfam=PF01408; superfamily=51735) yields MKVAIIGLGSISGKHIQALKTIDDNVEIFALRSGSNAIPVDGVQNICSLNDVQHLDFVIISNPTSLHYQTVKMVAEYGLPMMIEKPAFFELQGVGDLQDFINKNNIFTYVACNLRFHPCLEFLKRELAKKSAINEVNIYCGSYLPDWRPNRDYKEVYSAKSKMGGGVHLDLFHEIDYACWIFGFPMRWSTYTSSNSTLDIDAPDYANYLLGYEKFNINIVLNYYRRKAKRTLEVLFEDETWEVDLLHNIILNDRQEIIYSAPTFTMMDTYIAQMKYFIHKLSSSATPMNNINETIEILNICLTNEPTKG; encoded by the coding sequence ATGAAGGTAGCGATTATTGGATTAGGATCTATCTCTGGAAAACACATTCAGGCTTTAAAAACGATAGATGATAATGTGGAGATCTTCGCATTAAGATCCGGCTCTAATGCTATACCTGTTGATGGAGTACAGAATATCTGTTCTTTGAATGATGTCCAACATCTCGATTTTGTAATCATATCTAATCCTACAAGTCTTCATTATCAAACAGTAAAAATGGTTGCTGAGTATGGCCTTCCAATGATGATTGAAAAGCCAGCATTTTTCGAGTTGCAGGGTGTAGGAGATCTCCAGGATTTCATTAATAAAAATAATATCTTCACCTATGTCGCATGTAATCTTAGGTTTCATCCTTGTTTAGAATTTTTGAAACGAGAATTGGCTAAGAAATCTGCAATAAATGAAGTTAATATTTATTGTGGATCCTATTTGCCTGATTGGCGGCCAAATAGAGACTATAAGGAAGTTTATAGCGCGAAATCAAAGATGGGGGGCGGAGTACACTTAGATCTGTTCCATGAAATTGATTATGCATGCTGGATTTTTGGTTTTCCCATGCGCTGGAGTACTTACACAAGTAGTAATTCTACATTAGATATTGATGCGCCTGATTATGCAAATTATCTATTGGGGTATGAAAAGTTCAATATTAATATTGTCTTAAATTATTATAGGCGAAAGGCAAAGAGAACTCTGGAAGTACTTTTTGAAGATGAAACCTGGGAGGTAGACCTTTTGCACAATATCATTTTGAATGATCGTCAAGAAATTATATATTCTGCTCCAACATTTACAATGATGGATACATATATTGCGCAGATGAAGTATTTTATACATAAGCTCTCGTCGTCAGCTACCCCGATGAACAATATTAATGAAACTATAGAAATTTTAAACATCTGTCTTACAAATGAACCAACTAAAGGATAA
- a CDS encoding FlaA1/EpsC-like NDP-sugar epimerase (product_source=COG1086; cath_funfam=3.40.50.720; cog=COG1086; pfam=PF17836; superfamily=51735) produces the protein MPKQKIVLIGGGGHCKACIDVIEETGEYEILGILDQKENIGKKTLRL, from the coding sequence ATGCCTAAGCAGAAAATCGTATTAATAGGTGGTGGTGGGCATTGCAAAGCATGCATTGATGTAATCGAGGAGACCGGTGAATATGAGATACTGGGAATTTTAGATCAGAAAGAAAATATAGGGAAGAAAACTCTTAGGCTATAA
- a CDS encoding N,N'-diacetyllegionaminate synthase (product_source=KO:K18430; cath_funfam=3.20.20.70; cog=COG2089; ko=KO:K18430; pfam=PF03102,PF08666; superfamily=51569; tigrfam=TIGR03569) encodes MKNTIIIAEAGVNHNGSLDNAFKLVDAAVIAGADYVKFQTFKANKLVSAYAKKADYQIENTKDADESQLQMLEKLELSENDHDQLIEYSKRKGIKFFSTAFDLESLEYLSSIGLDLVKIPSGEITNLPYLRKAAQLFSKVILSTGMCTMEDIRLALNVFIDAGISIRDITILHCNTEYPTPMDDVNLTAMHHIQREFKTEVGYSDHTLGIEVPIAAVALGATIIEKHFTLDKKMPGPDHPASLEPAELKAMVAAIRNIDIAISGDGIKEPSLSEKKNILIARKSIVAKSPINKGDLFTTDNLTVKRPGSGISPMKWDEVIGITAPRNFEIDELISL; translated from the coding sequence ATGAAAAATACAATTATAATTGCAGAGGCTGGAGTAAATCACAACGGAAGTTTAGATAATGCATTTAAACTCGTTGATGCAGCAGTTATAGCGGGTGCTGACTATGTGAAATTTCAAACCTTTAAAGCTAATAAACTGGTTTCTGCGTATGCCAAAAAAGCAGATTACCAGATTGAAAATACAAAGGATGCCGATGAATCTCAGCTTCAAATGCTCGAAAAGCTTGAACTCTCAGAAAATGATCATGATCAGTTGATTGAATATAGTAAGCGTAAAGGAATTAAATTTTTCTCTACCGCTTTTGATTTAGAGTCATTGGAATATCTATCCTCTATTGGTTTGGATCTCGTAAAAATTCCTTCAGGAGAGATTACAAATCTCCCATATTTACGTAAGGCTGCTCAACTTTTCTCCAAGGTAATACTGTCTACTGGTATGTGTACAATGGAAGATATCAGACTAGCATTAAATGTTTTCATTGATGCTGGAATTTCAATCCGTGATATTACCATATTACATTGTAATACAGAATATCCAACTCCTATGGACGATGTAAATCTGACAGCCATGCACCACATACAGCGAGAATTTAAAACAGAAGTTGGCTATTCAGATCACACTTTGGGAATAGAGGTTCCTATTGCAGCAGTTGCATTAGGCGCAACCATAATAGAGAAACATTTTACACTAGATAAAAAAATGCCAGGGCCCGACCACCCTGCTTCTTTAGAGCCTGCGGAGTTAAAGGCCATGGTTGCAGCAATTAGGAATATTGATATTGCTATTTCTGGTGATGGAATAAAGGAGCCTTCTTTATCAGAGAAAAAAAATATTTTAATTGCACGCAAGAGTATTGTTGCCAAATCACCGATTAACAAAGGCGATCTATTTACAACAGATAATTTAACAGTTAAAAGGCCCGGATCCGGGATTTCTCCAATGAAATGGGATGAGGTAATTGGTATTACAGCCCCAAGAAATTTTGAAATAGATGAACTAATTAGTTTATAA
- a CDS encoding sugar O-acyltransferase (sialic acid O-acetyltransferase NeuD family) (product_source=TIGR03570; cath_funfam=2.160.10.10; cog=COG1044; smart=SM00722; superfamily=51161; tigrfam=TIGR03570): MRHSAQLATVISRSAHVSKHASLGIGTIVMHNTIVNADSQVGDNCILNTGCNIEHDTIVGAHTHISTHAVINGGCAIGNEVFIGSNSTVANHKTICDLVLLGAGSVVTKDIYLPGVYFGNPLQKID; the protein is encoded by the coding sequence ATGCGACACTCAGCACAATTGGCAACGGTCATTTCGCGTAGCGCTCATGTTTCAAAACACGCGTCTTTAGGTATAGGGACGATTGTTATGCACAATACTATTGTAAATGCCGACAGCCAGGTAGGTGATAATTGCATACTTAATACAGGTTGTAATATAGAGCACGATACTATTGTTGGCGCTCATACGCACATTTCTACACATGCGGTTATTAATGGTGGATGTGCTATTGGGAATGAAGTTTTTATAGGTAGTAACAGTACGGTGGCAAACCATAAAACAATTTGTGATTTAGTTTTGTTGGGTGCAGGCTCAGTTGTTACTAAGGATATTTATCTGCCAGGGGTATATTTTGGCAATCCATTACAAAAGATAGATTAA
- a CDS encoding dTDP-glucose pyrophosphorylase/CBS domain-containing protein (product_source=COG1209/COG0517; cath_funfam=3.10.580.10,3.90.550.10; cog=COG0517,COG1209; pfam=PF00483,PF00571; superfamily=53448,54631): MNIVDRHCINRNSSIKDALAKLNDIAPDSILFVVDENHKLIGSLTDGDLRRGFINNLNFDDSLLSFIKSDPLSIHLNNYSLEELRGYKERDFKIIPILDEQNRIVDILNFRYQSTIIPADAVLMAGGKGKRLLPLTQNTPKPLLNVGDKPIIEYNIDRFVACGVKNINISINYLGNQIEDYFGNGGSKGAKIKYVSEDKPLGTIGSILLVDQFYFEDIIVMNSDILTNIDFEDFYKTYKESGADMAIAATSYHVDVPYAVLEVDEVNQIQSLKEKPRYTYYSNAGIYIMKKNLLDKIPVDQFYDITDLMEEVIKIGKKLITYPITGYWLDIGKHEDFRKAQEDIKHIKL, encoded by the coding sequence ATGAACATTGTAGATAGACATTGTATCAATAGAAATAGCAGCATTAAGGATGCCTTAGCTAAGCTTAACGATATCGCTCCAGATTCTATCCTATTTGTTGTTGATGAAAATCATAAGCTCATAGGCTCTTTAACGGATGGTGACTTAAGGCGCGGATTCATCAATAATTTGAATTTTGACGACTCTCTGTTAAGCTTCATCAAGAGTGATCCGCTTTCCATTCATTTAAACAACTATAGTTTGGAAGAGTTAAGGGGCTATAAAGAACGTGATTTTAAGATTATCCCTATTCTTGATGAGCAAAATAGAATTGTTGATATCTTAAATTTCAGGTATCAATCAACCATTATCCCTGCAGATGCTGTATTGATGGCAGGCGGAAAAGGTAAAAGGTTATTGCCACTTACGCAAAATACGCCTAAACCGCTGCTCAATGTGGGGGATAAGCCAATAATCGAGTATAATATCGATAGATTTGTAGCTTGTGGAGTTAAAAATATTAATATTAGCATCAATTATCTAGGAAATCAGATTGAAGACTACTTTGGCAATGGCGGAAGCAAAGGTGCGAAGATTAAATATGTTTCAGAAGATAAGCCTTTAGGAACTATAGGATCAATATTGCTGGTAGATCAATTCTATTTTGAAGACATTATAGTCATGAATAGTGATATTTTAACCAACATTGATTTCGAAGATTTTTATAAAACTTATAAGGAATCTGGTGCTGATATGGCAATTGCAGCTACTTCATATCATGTAGATGTTCCTTACGCAGTTTTAGAGGTGGATGAGGTTAATCAGATCCAATCTCTAAAAGAAAAGCCGCGTTATACTTATTATTCGAATGCAGGTATTTATATCATGAAAAAAAATCTGCTTGATAAAATTCCGGTAGATCAGTTTTACGATATTACAGATCTTATGGAAGAGGTAATTAAAATAGGTAAAAAACTGATTACCTACCCTATAACCGGGTATTGGCTAGATATTGGCAAGCACGAGGATTTTAGAAAAGCGCAAGAGGATATTAAGCATATTAAACTGTAA